Below is a genomic region from Castanea sativa cultivar Marrone di Chiusa Pesio chromosome 2, ASM4071231v1.
CTAGTCCCATGCCAAAAGTCTTCCCTCTGATTTTGACAGTACCAACTACCAACATGTTCATATCAAGAGGACTGACTTTTTGTTAGGTATGATCTAAACATAGTCCTTTCATTAGTTTACATCCAAAGACCTTGTAACTTAAAAATGCAGTTTATTAGGCACAATGCTAGTAGTGTTGATGCATCTTGGCACTAAAATTTGTGGTTGAGGGTATCTAATTATCCTTAGGTATATGACATATGAGAATTCGACTAATAAACTAACACTAATTCTAAAAGCCTAAATAtgtagaaatagtgaatttaaacTAGGAATAGGCCTTTTGAGAATGGACTTGGTGGTTACCAAGTACTTGgtaagcaaaaaataataatagcatTCATTTAGGAGGGAACTACTATATACCTGGATCTCAAGAATAAGATTGTGGCCCCTAAAAGCAAAAGCAATGATCCCAAGTGCATTAAGCACATCAAAAATCCTTACAACCGGGGTGCTTCCTCTCACAGGATTATAGGACACTCCTGGGAGCCTGCCTTTTGCCACAGACACAACCCATATCATTGTGCAATACCCTACAGCAGTGACGGCCCCGACCAACGATAGACCTGCTATGGAATTCAAGTTGGGCAGCTGAGATAGCACAACGGCTGCACACGTAAAGACCAAGTACCATTCCACGGTGGTTAGCGGCTTTGCGCTGCATGTAGCCCCGCATACAATCTGGAAGAACAATTTACTGGTTGATCCACCAATAATGATCAATGCCACACATGTACCTCCCGAGAGATACATGATTGGGAACAAAGCTAGCCACTTTCCTAGCCTCTCACCTGTAACATTGGATTAGAACACCAGCAgttaataatatatacaaaaaggaaaaatataatatagagCTAAGTTAGAACGTTGATTAAACgtttaaattcacaatttactattttttttaacttttggaataaatgataatttattGTGGTATCAAAACAGGTAGTCAGGAGTTTCAACTCATTTTACCTCGcactgaaaataaaaaaggttaaaaatcTCACGTATTGAACCCACTATTTATGGAGGAGTTTGAGTTCACACTTGagaagaagttttttttttttttttttacaagatagaattctactttggcctaatctaagtgtatatgtgtataaagcTTTCttttgaagacttgaaccccggtccTTGCtccccacactccacaaacacttgtatttgtggagtgaccatcgcaccaagagtgtgcggtggtTGAGAAGAAGCGTTAGAAGTTAGActattggttaaatgattaaactcaTCATTTACTTTGAGCTTTTAGGACAAGGGATGGTTTATTATTATGCATACTAAACTTTTGGaataaatgataatttattGTTGTATCAAAACAGGTAATCAAAAGTTTGAACTCACACTAGCTATCTCtcactaaaaattaaaaaggttgAAAAAACCCCATATATGGAGGAGTTTGAGTTCACACTTGAGAAGAAGTGTTAGAAGTTAGAATATTCGTTAAGTGAGTAAACTCATCTATTACCTTCAGCTTTTAGGACTAGGGATGATTTATTACTATGCATACTAACCAATGATTACAAAAAGATTAGATGTCAGACCACTAAAACTTTTGGGATAAATGATAATTTATCCAATAGatgataatttatttaaattcacaatttactATCTTCTAAAACTTTTGGaataaatgataatttattGTGGTATCAAAACAGGTACTTAAGAGTTTGAACTCACTCTACCTAccactaaaaattaaaaaggttaAAAATCTCTTGTATTGGACTCAGTATTTACGGAGGAGTTTGAATTCACACTTGAAAAGAAGTGTTAGAAGTTAGAATATTTGTTAAGGGATTAAACTCATCCTTTAGTTTAAGCTTTTAGGACAAGGGATGAGTTATTACTATCCATACTAACCAATGATTGCAAAAAGATTAGATGTCATACCAAAGGTAGCACAGCAAAGTTGGAGGTAGCGGCTGTAGCGCATCCCATTTTCAGTTGATTCGTGGAGCTGAACAAGTAACCATAAGGTGTAAAGCTGCCATATGAATGCTAGAGTCAAGCCAATAATTCCCCATGTCCTGCAAGCAAtcacaaaatattttagaaacCGCAAAAATAATGGTTATGTgaatatcatttctcattagCCTAAACTTTTAGTATAAACGGTTCTATATTGAACTCAGCTTAAGCTAATGACAAGTCAAATACAATTTAACTCGAGCTATTTAATGATAGTTTAGCATTATGAGTTTTGGTGGCTTACCAGCCAAGGATTGTGAAGGCCACAGGAAGCACAAGAGCCTGAACTCCAATCCCAGAACAGAGAGTATGAAAAGCAGCATAGTACTTGTTACCATTTCTTGACTCAGTGATTGGAAGCCAAGCATCCTGAGGGTCAAGCTTAGTCATCCTAAGAGCCTTTCTCACAGGGCTTCCAAGAGGAGTAATAAACCTTGGAGTCAAAGAGAGTCTTGGGGTTCTTGGGGTTTTGGGAGTCTTGCTTGGAGGTGGTGCCTGGTCTGCATGCTCTCCATTGAGAAGTGGTGACCTTGACAATGATGGTGAGTGGTACTGAGAGGGTGGACATGACACTGGTGGTGATGACACAACAGGAGGCGTTGGTGCAGCTGATCTTGGCCTCGGCGTTAGTGGTGCCGATCTAATCTCATTCTTCTCGCTCATTTttgtcacttattttttatagatcAGTTATGAATTCTCAACAGATTagtctcactttttctctctcagtCTTGCACA
It encodes:
- the LOC142626386 gene encoding lysine histidine transporter-like 8, which encodes MSEKNEIRSAPLTPRPRSAAPTPPVVSSPPVSCPPSQYHSPSLSRSPLLNGEHADQAPPPSKTPKTPRTPRLSLTPRFITPLGSPVRKALRMTKLDPQDAWLPITESRNGNKYYAAFHTLCSGIGVQALVLPVAFTILGWTWGIIGLTLAFIWQLYTLWLLVQLHESTENGMRYSRYLQLCCATFGERLGKWLALFPIMYLSGGTCVALIIIGGSTSKLFFQIVCGATCSAKPLTTVEWYLVFTCAAVVLSQLPNLNSIAGLSLVGAVTAVGYCTMIWVVSVAKGRLPGVSYNPVRGSTPVVRIFDVLNALGIIAFAFRGHNLILEIQATMPSDEKHPSRVPMWQGVRVSYTVISACLFPLAIGGYWAYGQKIPANGGMLTALYQFHSRDVSQGVLGLTSLFVIVNALSSFQIYGMPMFDDMESKYTVRKKQPCPWWLRAIFRAMFGFGCFFVAVAIPFLGSLAGLIGGIALPVTLAYPCFMWLKIRKPKMYGSMWWLNWFLGVLGMSLSGILIAAGLYVVIDTGVEVSFFKPH